The following is a genomic window from Hyalangium gracile.
GGAGGCCGCCCATGAACACGCTCATCGTCCTTGCACACCCGGATTCCCGCTCGCTCAATGCCTCGTTGGCACGCCACGCGGCGGCGACGCTCGAGCGGGCCGGTCACTCGGTGCAGCTCATCGATCTCTACCGCGCCGGCTGGTCGGCGGTGTTCGACCGCGGCGACTTCCTGCAACTGGCCGAGGACGAGCGGCTGCGCCCCGTCGAGGCGTCGCGCGTGGCCTACGCGACCGGCCGCCAGGCCCCGGAGCTCGTCGCGGAGCAGGACCGGCTGCGCTGGGCGGACCTGCTCATCCTCCAGTTCCCGCTGTGGTGGTTCTCCATGCCGGCGATCCTCAAGGGCTGGTTCGAGCGCGTCTATGCGTATGGCTTCGGCTATGGGGTCGGCGAGCACTCCGAGACGCACTGGGGCGACCGCTACGGAGAGGGCATGCTGGCCGGCAAGCGGGCGATGCTGAGTGTCACGGTGGGGGGCTGGGCCTCGCACTACGGGCCGCGCGGCGTCAACGGGCCCATGGAGGACCTGCTGTTCCCCATCAACCATGGGATGTTGTTCTTCCCCGGCTTCGACGTGCTGCGGCCCTTCCTCGTCTACCGGGCCGACAAGCTCGATGCGGCCGGGTTCGAGGTGGCCGCCTCGGCGCTGGAGCGGAGGCTGGCGACGATCATGAGCGAGCCGCCCATTCCCTATCGGCGCCAGAACCACGGCGATTACCACATCCCGTCGCTCGAGCTTCGCGCGGACCTGGGCAAGGAGCGCTCGGGCTTCGCCCTGCATGTCGACGACGCGACCTGAGGGATGAGCGTCACCGGTTTTGACGCGAAGTGAGTCCCTGGCTCATCATCCGCGAGCCTCCGATGAGCCGAGACTGCTACGAACTCATTGCCTGTCGGGTCGTCCTCTGCGCCATGGCCGTCTCGCTCGCGTTCCCTGGCGCGGCCCTCGCGGGCGGTGGCCGCTTGGAGCCGGAGCCGCCCCTGCTGCTGCAGCGGGAGAAAGGCCTCGTGGCCATCCGGAGTGTCACCGGCGAGGTCCAGACGCGGCTGAAGAAGGTTCACCGCTACAGCTATGAGCCCTACCGGATCCTGGCGCTGACCGTGGAGCTGGAGAACGAGCTCTCCGCGGCCGTATGGCCGCTGGACTTCGAGGTCTTCCTTGGAGGCTCCCAGGAGCGCTTCTCGAAGAGGCTCCAGGTCACCAGCTGGCAGACGCTCCCTCCCCGGGGCCGCGTCCCCATCACGATCGACGTCCCGCTCGAAGAGCACGA
Proteins encoded in this region:
- a CDS encoding NAD(P)H-dependent oxidoreductase, with amino-acid sequence MNTLIVLAHPDSRSLNASLARHAAATLERAGHSVQLIDLYRAGWSAVFDRGDFLQLAEDERLRPVEASRVAYATGRQAPELVAEQDRLRWADLLILQFPLWWFSMPAILKGWFERVYAYGFGYGVGEHSETHWGDRYGEGMLAGKRAMLSVTVGGWASHYGPRGVNGPMEDLLFPINHGMLFFPGFDVLRPFLVYRADKLDAAGFEVAASALERRLATIMSEPPIPYRRQNHGDYHIPSLELRADLGKERSGFALHVDDAT